One window of the Coregonus clupeaformis isolate EN_2021a unplaced genomic scaffold, ASM2061545v1 scaf0009, whole genome shotgun sequence genome contains the following:
- the LOC123483017 gene encoding E3 SUMO-protein ligase ZBED1-like, protein MMIARVLEQAKAISQVLSGDRYARSLIPTWQDIDVLESIHKALHPLLEFTDALSGEEYVSISYLKPVLHLFATSVLAEDAEDTDLTKSIKTKVLAYLNNKYGDPNIQELLDVACFLDPRFKIQYISTDNIPAIKTRLKTEIVDLAQRTYHWEKRSRTETVQMPQSAQSLGEKTKRSLGSFFKTSSASPSLPVNLEDVAEAEINNYLMTPTIDGEDDPLAWWRVHKISYPQLCTMARKYLCVPATSAPSERLFSTGGNIVTCTRSSLKPEKVNILVFLAKNL, encoded by the exons ATGATGATTGCCAGAGTGCTTGAACAGGCCAAAGCCATTTCTCAGGTATTGTCTGGAGATCGATATGCACGCTCCCTTATCCCAACCTGGCAGGATATTGACGTGTTGGAGTCGATTCACAAGGCACTGCATCCTCTACTGGAGTTTACTGATGCTCTTTCTGGAGAGGAGTATGTAAGCATCTCCTACCTCAAGCCAGTTCTCCACCTTTTTGCCACATCAGTCCTGGCTGAAGATGCTGAGGACACTGACCTGACTAAATCAATAAAAACCAAAGTCCTAGCATACCTCAATAACAAATATGGAGACCCAAACATCCAGGAGCTTTTGGATGTTGCCTGTTTCCTGGACCCTAGGTTCAAAATACAGTACATCAGTACAGACAACATCCCTGCtatcaagactcgtctgaagacaGAGATAGTAGACTTGGCACAACGTACATATCATTGG GAGAAGAGGTCTCGTACTGAAACTGTTCAGATGCCTCAAAGTGCACAGTCCTTGGGGGAAAAGACGAAGAGGTCTCTTGGCAGTTTTTTCAAGACCAGTTCAGCCTCTCCTTCTTTGCCTGTAAATCTTGAAGATGTCGCAGAGGCAGAGATAAACAATTACCTGATGACTCCTACCATTGATGGAGAAGATGATCCATTGGCTTGGTGGAGGGTGCACAAGATCAGCTACCCACAGTTGTGCACCATGGCACGCAAGTATCTTTGTGTACCTGCTACAAGCGCTCCCTCAGAGCGTCTTTTTAGCACAGGAGGGAATATTGTGACTTGCACTCGCTCATCCTTGAAGCCAGAAAAAGTCAATATTCTGGTTTTCTTAGCAAAAAACCTGTGA